One Trichoplusia ni isolate ovarian cell line Hi5 chromosome 6, tn1, whole genome shotgun sequence DNA segment encodes these proteins:
- the LOC113495122 gene encoding cilia- and flagella-associated protein 206-like — protein MACNENEQLSILLEECVTKLERGGTALNTLKIQFILQTNYDKLQHLIDKHLKTIQKCLQPLHSEILDADPDPTNEAEMKKLFRKISIYIILASGLGNPGYIITLKEGMAALESVFLLDDLKTFVSLPRSEKSLQLEDLLALVSGVRLFNRTAKRGRGIPTSTVPFNLVDAGKACMASLSHSLITVMQRVNRLTTAIEDTIVVQERPSFIRKLLSDVESMTQKGAQYVERVKAVLEELHTAVKYKAAVPVVNVFPLFAKLWKVWRAMQNVMFLVSTVNRLMSILAFLGFCALCLSAGALVPSNMKIGLIKAKEAATGFCSVKMAARFSKDQRPKIKVFDKDIQTEDHPVESYKEKNYTSDLWEWKRRACQWASIVNCQTHSTQTYYSHLRSEVHCQTVEPRDKCLQTKKDTGMNTVPWNTYIWGLRGQKGCVQHTMKMKQRTSLPKPREETTMRLPCLEFRDSSTDVLTMQSHCY, from the exons ATGGCGTGCAACGAGAAT GAACAACTTAGCATACTTTTAGAGGAATGTGTTACGAAGCTTGAGC GCGGAGGTACAGCCTTAAACACATTAAAGATCCAGTTTATCTTGCAAACGAATTACGACAAACTCCAGCACTTGATCGACAAGCACCTGAAGACCATACAGAAGTGCTTGCAGCCCCTCCACTCGGAGATCCTGGACGCCGATCCTGATCCGACGAATGAGGCTGAGATGAAGAAGCTATTCCGCAAGATATCCATCTACATCATACTTGCAAGTGGGCTGGGGAACCCTGGCTATATTATT ACTTTAAAAGAAGGCATGGCGGCGTTAGAGAGCGTGTTCTTGCTGGACGACCTGAAGACATTCGTAAGCCTCCCGCGATCTGAGAAGAGCCTTCAGTTGGAGGACCTGCTGGCCCTCGTGTCCGGGGTCCGGCTCTTCAACAGGACTGCAAAAAGGGGGAGAGGGATACCGACC AGTACTG TTCCCTTCAACCTGGTGGACGCCGGCAAGGCGTGCATGGCATCTCTCTCGCACTCGCTCATCACGGTGATGCAGCGAGTGAACAGGCTGACCACAGCCATCGAGGACACGATCGTCGTGCAGGAGAGACCG AGTTTCATCCGCAAGCTGCTCTCGGACGTCGAGTCTATGACGCAGAAGGGTGCGCAGTATGTGGAGCGAGTGAAGGCGGTGCTGGAGGAACTGCACACGGCTGTCAAGTACAAGGCCGCTGTGCCTGTTGTTAATGTGTTT CCTCTATTCGCGAAGCTATGGAAGGTGTGGCGAGCGATGCAGAACGTGATGTTCCTGGTGTCCACGGTGAACCGCCTCATGTCCATCCTCGCA TTCCTAGGCTTCTGCGCGTTATGCCTGAGCGCGGGCGCGCTGGTGCCTAGCAACATGAAGATCGGACTGATCAAGGCGAAGGAGGCTGCTACGGGGTTCTGCAGCGTCAAGATGGCTGCTAGGTTCAGCAAGGACCAGAGA CCGAAAA TCAAGGTGTTCGACAAGGACATTCAGACGGAGGACCACCCGGTCGAATCGTATAAAGAGAAGAACTACACGTCGGACCTCTGGGAGTGGAAGAGGAGGGCTTGCCAGTGG GCTTCGATAGTAAACTGTCAAACGCATTCGACTCAAACATACTACAGCCACCTTCGCTCTGAGGTCCACTGTCAAACTGTGGAGCCGAGGGACAAGTGTCTCCAGACCAAGAAGGATACGGGCATGAACACCGTCCCGTGGAACACGTACATATGGGGTCTGCGAGGACAGAAGGGCTGTGTCCAACACACCATGAAGATGAAACAACGGACCTCGTTGCCGAAACCAAGAG AGGAGACCACTATGCGTTTGCCCTGTCTGGAATTCAGAGACAGTTCAACTGACGTGTTGACGATGCAGAGCCATTGTTACTAA
- the LOC113495494 gene encoding LOW QUALITY PROTEIN: protein Star-like (The sequence of the model RefSeq protein was modified relative to this genomic sequence to represent the inferred CDS: inserted 3 bases in 2 codons; deleted 1 base in 1 codon), which translates to MAEKKIQENPLPEEQPAENADKPKDTAPIPVVDKTSTAVPLPAVPPSGVAPRLSIPMFTKTSPNDLYRRLLPAMLFVLTFVTVMTMLLIYMDTVALGAQKFRANMSRDYELASIAQGSXALVAFVQQLHLAPPHAALAPAPPPAASPQVLLMDSLYGEIYNGTFVEFVPCGGRSATSSYLEAARQWRGVLVRAAARDFLALRGRARALHACLSPRRXPARVAWPGAAAFRARVLCLPLLTVLLAADAPAAQYVLLGGRNALPALTHLPYDDPRVHLQVIEVQFNNDTIRNETTNFLMSKNYTVAGTFESSVMYALKDDL; encoded by the exons ATGGCCGAAAAG AAAATTCAAGAAAACCCACTACCGGAAGAGCAACCTGCAGAAAATGCAGACAAGCCAAAAGACACAGCACCAATACCAGTGGTGGACAAAACAAGCACAGCGGTCCCATTGCCAGCAGTACCACCCTCCGGAGTGGCGCCGAGGCTGTCAATACCAATGTTTACAAAGACTTCTCCTAATGATCTGTACCGCAGACTGCTGCCGGCGATGCTGTTTGTCTTGACTTTCGTGACTGTTATGACTATGCTGCTTATTTACATGGATACTGTTG CACTGGGCGCCCAGAAGTTCCGCGCGAACATGTCCCGCGACTACGAGCTGGCCAGCATCGCGCAGGGCT GCGCGCTGGTGGCCTTCGTGCAGCAGCTGCACCTGGcgccgccgcacgccgcgctcgcgcccgcgccgccgcccgccgcctcGCCGCAAGTGCTGCTCATGGACAGCCTCTATGGCGAGATT TACAACGGCACGTTCGTGGAGTTCGTCCCGTGCGGCGGGCGCTCGGCCACGTCGTCGTACCTGGAGGCGGCGCGGCAGTGGCGCGGCGTGctggtgcgc gcggcggcgcgcgacTTCCTGGCGCTGCGGGGGCGCGCGCGCGCGCTGCACGCCTGCCTCAGCCCGCGCCG ACCCGCGCGAGTGGCGTGGCCCGGCGCCGCCGCCTTCCGCGCGCGCGTGCTGTGCCTGCCGCTGCTCACCGTGCTGCTGGCGGCCGACGCGCCCGCCGCGCAGTACGTGCTGCTGGGCGGCCGCAACGCGCTGCCCGCGCTCACGCACCTGCCCTACGACGACCCGCGCGTGCATCTGCAG GTGATCGAAGTCCAATTCAACAACGATACGATCCGCAACGAGACAACCAACTTCCTCATGTCTAAGAACTATACAGTGGCCGGCACGTTCGAGAGCAGCGTCATGTACGCGCTCAAGGACGACCTGTGA